A genome region from Lucilia cuprina isolate Lc7/37 chromosome 3, ASM2204524v1, whole genome shotgun sequence includes the following:
- the LOC124419073 gene encoding uncharacterized protein LOC124419073 yields the protein MEVYRLEPNTTYEFRIWANNQLGSGEVVTTNVTTLPETKEEDLIRLIQPDLDNFDPRIWIVAVSIVLGTFVILAIGLCIVLTKECYQSSQAGTETNSICINSNQNNQKISYFNNTRHGSSDVSNNIIVVVDDDSGGDHNHDLENLHHQQHQHIIVDVVNA from the exons ATGGAAGTTTATCGTTTGGAACCCAATACCACATATGAATTTCGAATATGGGCCAACAATCAATTAGGAAGTGGTGAAGTTGTTACAACAAATGTTACAACATTACCGGAAACAAAAGAAGAAG ATTTAATACGCCTTATACAACCAGATTTAGATAATTTTGATCCACGTATATGGATTGTTGCTGTCAGTATAGTACTTGGAACATTTGTGATATTAGCTATTGGATTATGTATAGTTCTAACCAAAGAGTGCTATCAATCATCTCAAGCGGGTACTGAAACAAATTCTATTTGTATTAATAGTaatcaaaataatcaaaaaatttcatattttaataatactagACATGGTAGTAGTGATgtttcaaataatattattgttgttgtcgatGATGATAGTGGTGGTGATCATAATCATGATCTCGAGAATCTCCATCATCAGCAGCATCAACATATTATTGTGGATGTTGTTAATgcttaa
- the LOC111688409 gene encoding myosin heavy chain kinase D-like — protein sequence MWVKENGSNNSTIIQTGKYLVLTNVSASDKGLYVCFAAVTSSQSLEYDDHNDNNSTSLREHKQQIDKDDEVEQNDDENGEDDDDRNEQVLLTSTTTKINHDNDTTFVKPLVENKNMIIHKTTATTTQNASTTSMLPMPNVTRTATTTKTPTLSVSASASASATTATTTTIVIKTFTNANISTLHLTNHTRNPDHNSNNNTNSSSSNSYHSFSNSNSGSNSNSSSDLNFTTFSPITTSTTIDDIEEQEFQAFQKINLTVRTPPGPVTKLYFKASTILGFLIWRFNKTNSGGYPVRSFTAEFRNVSYVSPPFNSSFEHKWSRMDPINIAPNVKQPQQHQQQHQQKKDKQQTVGHPAEMNVFNNQCVLYNIDCSVDSDGSISVVRHYLLQRIWTMKCIYGKIIQISLICSSLFGLSVLLTNFLCICELTEIMYVAVTALAYQSFDLREVLHGLHMVLPMVIILLKMCSLSDKCSKRKFFVYQGFL from the exons ATGTGGGTCAAAGAAAATGGCAGTAATAATAGCACAATTATACAG ACAGGTAAATATTTGGTACTCACAAATGTCTCGGCTTCCGATAAAGGTTTGTACGTGTGTTTTGCTGCTGTGACATCTAGTCAAAGTCTGGAATATGATGACCACAATGACAACAATAGTACTTCATTAAGAgaacataaacaacaaattgaTAAAGATGATGAAGTAGAACAAAATGACGATGAGAATGGTGAAGACGATGATGACAGAAATGAACAAGTGCTTTTAACATCgactacaacaaaaataaatcatgaTAATGATACAACATTTGTTAAGCctttagtagaaaataaaaatatgataatacacaaaacaacagcaacaacaacacaaaatgcTTCAACTACCTCAATGCTTCCAATGCCTAATGTAACTAgaacagctacaacaacaaaaacaccaacTTTATCAGTTTCAGCCTCAGCTTCTGCCTccgcaacaacagcaactacaacaactatAGTTATTAAAACCTTTACGAATGCTAATATTTCCACGCTTCACCTAACAAATCACACCCGAAACCCTgaccacaacagcaacaacaacacaaatagcagcagcagcaacagttaTCACAGTTTTAGCAATAGCAATAGCGGCAGCAACAGTAATAGTAGTAGTGATTTAAATTTTACCACTTTTTCCCCCATTACCACCAGCACCACTATTGATGACATAGAAGAACAAGAATTTCAAGCATTCCAAAAAATTAATCTAACTGTTCGTACCCCACCTGGCCCGGTAACTAAATTGTACTTTAAAGCTTCAACAATTTTGGGTTTCCTGATTTGGCGTTTTAATAAAACCAATTCGGGTGGTTATCCAGTTCGCAGTTTTACTGCGGAATTTCGTAATGTTTCGTATGTCTCACCACCGTTTAATAGTAGTTTTGAGCATAAATGGAGTCGTATGGATCCCATAAATATTGCACCAAATGTG aaacaaccacaacaacaccAGCAGCAGCATCAGCAAAAGAAGGACAAACAGCAAACAGTTGGACATCCGGCGGAAatgaatgtttttaataatcaatgtgttttatataatattgactGTAGTGTTGATAGTGATGGCAGCATATCTGTTGTCAGACACTATTTACTGCAACGTATCTGGACAATGAAATGTATTTATGGCAAAATAATCCAAATCTCTTTAATATGTTCATCATTATTTGGCCTATCCGTTTTACTAACGAATTTCCTGTGTATTTGTGAATTAactgaaattatgtatgttgcAGTAACTGCACTCGCCTATCAGTCATTCGATCTAAGAGAGGTTTTGCATGGTCTGCATATGGTTTTGCCAATGGTTATAATCTTATTAAAAATGTGCTCGTTAAGTGATAAATGTTCGAAAAGG aaattcttcGTATATCagggttttctatag